One window of the Larus michahellis chromosome 24, bLarMic1.1, whole genome shotgun sequence genome contains the following:
- the SPRR1B gene encoding cornifin-B, translating to MHYYGERYKYLYLPESGYITESIQQCTPQSNACSTTCHPVSVIKSPMPRCQNYTQPFTYVCSQPSMTQTSLLPCQPYIQQCVLVYPEPCETTRLLPCRKPSLKLSTMQSFQPCETSRPEKKCTAKSLPPCAPRCPEPGKLKFPPCGIKYSSSCKNEGRSQKISRCASQRYNADLRSPQGLTSCYSPPLRGVTECPPQQCITQSFLQEYVSGFPQEKCMKGYPTQECVTTYSSQQCITKCPPQPHAPKCSSGQGIKECSSQQHATKCSLPQEGTKHKSSSTQHLSKSKCLYPRATQRSHQHHAGGVKRSSHTKKSRCASKWLC from the coding sequence ATGCACTATTATGGGGAGCGGTATAAATACCTGTACCTGCCGGAATCAGGCTACATCACCGAAAGCATCCAGCAATGCACGCCCCAGTCCAATGCGTGCAGTACCACATGCCACCCAGTCAGTGTGATCAAGAGCCCGATGCCGAGATGCCAAAACTACACGCAACCTTTTACTTACGTGTGCTCACAGCCAAGCATGACCCAGACATCCCTGTTGCCTTGCCAGCCCTACATACAGCAGTGTGTCCTGGTGTACCCTGAGCCTTGCGAGACCACTCGCCTTCTGCCCTGCAGGAAGCCCAGCCTGAAGCTGAGCACAATGCAGAGTTTCCAGCCCTGTGAGACCAGCCGCCCTGAGAAAAAATGTACAGCCAAAAGCCTCCCACCCTGCGCACCCAGGTGCCCTGAGCCCGGTAAACTCAAGTTCCCACCATGTGGGATCAAGTACTCATCCTCCTGCAAGAATGAAGGCAGGTCGCAGAAGATCTCCAGATGCGCGTCACAGCGGTATAACGCGGACCTCCGCTCCCCGCAGGGGCTGACCAGCTGCTATTCCCCGCCACTGCGGGGAGTCACCGAGTGTCCCCCACAGCAGTGCATAACGCAGTCTTTCCTGCAGGAGTACGTGAGTGGGTTTCCCCAGGAGAAGTGCATGAAGGGCTACCCGACGCAGGAGTGCGTCACCACTTACTCCTCACAGCAGTGCATAACCAAGTGCCCACCGCAGCCGCACGCTCCCAAGTGCTCCTCCGGGCAGGGGATAAAGGAGTGCTCCTCGCAGCAACATGCAACCAAATGCTCGCTGCCACAGGAGGGAACCAAGCATAAGAGCTCGTCGACACAACATCTAAGCAAGTCCAAGTGCCTCTACCCACGGGCCACCCAGCGCTCTCACCAGCATCATGCCGGGGGAGTGAAACGTTCAAGCCACACCAAGAAGAGCCGCTGTGCTTCAAAATGGCTCTGCTAA
- the LOC141734491 gene encoding uncharacterized protein LOC141734491, translated as MSCYPQQCLPPVYQHPIPIKCPPMYAARPTWHSTLCIPQYVTPCVPRQRMMSSSVSQQQCVTQCVPRQQYVTKCVPQQQRVTQHILQQPCVPRCVTMCVPQQQCVTTGVSQQPCVTKCVPQQQCATKCVTAHAPQQQCATNCIPQQQCATRHVTVCVPQQPYLTKGIPQQQCATQCIPQRCVTMYTPQQQHATRCVTTCVPQQRATKCVSHQFVTSCVPQQCASTYVPQPCATRCVTKCVPQQCETTCAPQQQCVTKCVPQQQCATKCVPQQCATKCVPQQQCATKYVSQQQCATKCVPQQQSGTKCAPQQQCATKCVPQQQCATKCVPQQCATKCVPQQQCATKCVPQQCATKCVPEQQCATKCVPQQQCATKCVPQQCQSGRVKISSHSKKYCSAPKWPW; from the coding sequence ATGTCGTGCTACCCGCAGCAGTGCCTCCCACCAGTCTACCAGCACCCCATCCCCATCAAGTGCCCACCGATGTACGCTGCCAGACCTACCTGGCACTCGACACTGTGCATCCCCCAGTACGTGACCCCCTGCGTCCCCCGGCAGCGGATGATGTCCTCCAGCGTCTCCCAGCAGCAGTGTGTGACCCAGTGCGTGCCACGGCAGCAGTATGTAACCAAGTGTGTGCCTCAGCAGCAGCGTGTGACCCAGCATATCCTACAGCAGCCGTGCGTACCTCGCTGCGTGACAATGTGCGTGCCCCAGCAGCAATGTGTGACCACGGGTGTGTCGCAGCAACCTTGTGTGACCAAGTGCGTGCCACAGCAGCAGTGTGCAACCAAGTGTGTGACCGCCCATGCCCCCCAGcagcagtgtgccaccaactGCATCCCGCAGCAGCAGTGTGCCACCAGGCATGTGACAGTATGCGTGCCACAGCAGCCGTACCTGACCAAGGGCATCCCGCAGCAGCAGTGTGCCACCCAGTGCATCCCACAGCGGTGTGTGACCATGtacaccccacagcagcagcatgccACCAGGTGTGTCACCACGTGTGTCCCACAGCAGCGTGCAACCAAGTGTGTCTCGCACCAGTTTGTGACCTCTTGTGTCCCGCAGCAGTGTGCCAGCACGTACGTCCCACAGCCATGTGCGACCAGGTGTGTGACAAAGTGTGTCCCGCAGCAGTGTGAGACAacctgtgccccacagcagcagtgtGTGACCAAGTGTGTGCCACAGCAGCAGTGTGCCACCAAATGTGTCCCACAGCAGTGTGCCACCAAGTGTGTGCCACAGCAGCAGTGTGCCACCAAATATGTCTCACAGCAGCAGTGTGCCACCAAGTGTGTGCCACAGCAGCAGAGTGGCACCAAAtgtgccccacagcagcagtgtGCCACCAAGTGTGTGCCACAGCAGCAGTGTGCCACCAAGTGTGTCCCACAGCAGTGTGCCACCAAGTGTGTGCCACAGCAGCAGTGTGCCACCAAGTGTGTCCCACAGCAGTGTGCCACCAAGTGTGTGCCAGAGCAGCAGTGTGCCACCAAGTGTGTCCCACAGCAGCAGTGTGCCACCAAATGTGTGCCACAGCAATGTCAGTCGGGTAGAGTTAAAATTTCAAGTCACTCTAAAAAGTACTGCTCTGCGCCCAAATGGCCCTGGTAA
- the LOC141734738 gene encoding uncharacterized protein LOC141734738, with the protein MSLNQMQIKQEITLPPGLSKTISKQSQEPVQYPEPVPCPEQQPEVQVPTPCPEQVPVVVVPEKTATLPTPVVEPGQGETPVVVIPQCPPQEQQQQQQCNLPPTLPPVSCPEPVPCPEEKSACKELPVSVPVSCSEPTPSLLEKQECKETPVPVSVTCSEAAECPQEKQQCKDIPVPIPVPSPEPAPCPQQKQECKEIPVPTPCPPEKQECKEAPVPIPVPCPEPTPCAQEKQQCKEIPVPIPVPSPDPAPCPQEKQEYKEIPVPVPVPEPVPCPQQKQECKEIPVPTPCPPEEQECKEIPVSIPDPCPEPGKCSVPEKCPPIEQQQVKQPNQWPPMQK; encoded by the coding sequence ATGTCTTTGAATCAAATGCAAATCAAGCAGGAAATCACCCTCCCACCTGGCCTAAGCAAAACAATTTCAAAGCAAAGCCAAGAGCCTGTGCAGTACCCTGAGCCGGTCCCATGTCCAGAGCAGCAACCTGAAGTCCAAGTCCCAACACCTTGCCCAGAACAAGTCCCAGTAGTGGTGGTACCAGAAAAAACAGCGACATTGCCAACACCGGTGGTGGAACCAGGCCAGGGAGAAACACCAGTGGTCGTAATACCCCAGTGTCcaccccaggagcagcagcagcaacagcaatgcAACCTTCCACCAACTCTCCCACCTGTATCGTGCCCTGAACCTGTTCCATGCCCTGAAGAGAAATCAGCGTGCAAAGAGCTCCCTGTGTCAGTCCCTGTTTCCTGCTCTGAACCAACTCCATCTCTGCTGGAGAAGCAGGAGTGCAAGGAGACCCCTGTGCCAGTTTCTGTTACCTGCTCAGAGGCTGCAGAATGTCcccaagagaagcagcaatgcaAGGATatccctgtgcccatccctgtTCCGTCCCCTGAACCTGCGCCATGtccccagcagaagcaggagtGCAAGGAGATCCCCGTGCCCACCCCATGCCCTCCAGAGAAGCAGGAGTGCAAGGAGGCCCCTGTGCCAATCCCTGTTCCATGCCCTGAGCCCACACCATGTGCccaagaaaagcagcagtgcaaGGAAATCCCTGTGCCGATCCCTGTTCCATCTCCTGACCCTGCGCCATGTCCCCAGGAGAAGCAGGAATACAAGGAGATCCCTGTGCCTGTTCCTGTTCCTGAACCTGTGCCATGcccccagcagaagcaggagtGCAAGGAGATCCCGGTGCCCACTCCGTGCCCTCCAGAGGAGCAGGAGTGCAAGGAGATCCCCGTGTCAATCCCTGACCCCTGTCCTGAGCCAGGGAAGTGCTCCGTTCCAGAGAAGTGTCCTCCCATTGAGCAGCAGCAGGTGAAGCAGCCCAACCAGTGGCCACCCATGCAGAAGTAA